The following proteins are co-located in the Shouchella hunanensis genome:
- a CDS encoding pyrimidine-nucleoside phosphorylase — translation MRMVDIIEKKRDGLSLTKEEIRWFIGEYTANRIPDYQVSALAMAIYFQDMDQHERAELTLAMAESGDQIDLTAIDGIKVDKHSTGGVGDKTTIALVPLVAAAGVPVAKMSGRGLGHTGGTIDKLEAIPGFSCDIETKDFLHQVQTKGLAVAGQTGNLTPADKQLYGLRDVTGTVNSMALIASSIMSKKIASGSDAIVLDVKTGSGAFMKSLDDSTGLAKAMVNIGANVGRKTMAVISDMNQPLGEGVGNAIEIQEAIDVLKGKGPEDVLELCLVLGSHMVFLAEKASSVEEARKQLEEVIENGKAIEMMKVFIESQGGNPAVIDDETLFPQARYQIDVPAAEAGYVYEIATDKIGVAAMQLGAGRATKEDQIDLAVGLKLKKKIGDRVEVDDTLVTLYANREEVEDIIALVQKSYHMQEEKPASTTLIYKEIYPEKA, via the coding sequence ATGAGAATGGTTGACATTATTGAGAAAAAAAGAGACGGCTTAAGCTTAACAAAAGAAGAAATTCGCTGGTTTATTGGTGAATATACTGCAAACCGCATTCCGGATTATCAAGTATCGGCTTTGGCTATGGCCATTTATTTTCAAGATATGGATCAACATGAGCGTGCCGAACTTACGTTGGCTATGGCTGAATCAGGTGACCAAATAGATTTAACAGCAATTGATGGGATTAAAGTGGACAAGCATTCAACAGGTGGTGTTGGAGATAAGACAACGATAGCGCTCGTTCCATTAGTGGCAGCTGCTGGCGTACCTGTTGCAAAAATGTCAGGTCGAGGTCTAGGCCATACAGGAGGAACCATTGATAAATTAGAGGCAATTCCAGGATTCTCATGTGACATTGAGACGAAAGACTTTTTACATCAAGTTCAAACAAAAGGCTTAGCTGTTGCTGGACAAACAGGTAATTTAACACCAGCGGATAAACAACTATATGGCTTACGAGATGTGACTGGAACCGTTAACTCAATGGCGCTCATCGCAAGTTCCATTATGAGTAAAAAAATCGCTTCTGGTTCAGACGCCATTGTGCTCGATGTGAAAACAGGTTCTGGAGCATTTATGAAGTCTCTTGATGATTCAACAGGGCTTGCTAAAGCAATGGTTAATATCGGTGCAAATGTTGGACGGAAAACGATGGCGGTTATTTCAGACATGAATCAACCTTTAGGTGAAGGCGTTGGAAATGCTATTGAAATTCAAGAAGCGATCGACGTTTTAAAAGGAAAGGGACCAGAGGACGTTCTTGAGCTGTGTCTCGTCCTAGGTAGCCACATGGTTTTCTTGGCGGAAAAGGCTAGCAGTGTGGAAGAGGCACGCAAACAGCTAGAAGAAGTGATTGAAAATGGAAAAGCAATCGAAATGATGAAAGTCTTTATTGAAAGTCAGGGTGGAAACCCAGCTGTAATTGATGATGAAACGTTATTCCCACAAGCTCGCTATCAAATTGATGTTCCCGCAGCAGAAGCAGGCTATGTATACGAAATTGCCACAGACAAAATTGGCGTTGCTGCTATGCAATTAGGCGCAGGTCGAGCTACAAAAGAGGATCAAATCGACCTTGCTGTTGGGTTGAAGCTGAAGAAAAAAATTGGGGATCGCGTTGAAGTCGATGATACCCTCGTTACGCTCTATGCGAACCGAGAAGAAGTAGAAGACATCATAGCACTCGTCCAAAAGAGTTACCATATGCAAGAAGAAAAACCAGCATCAACAACGCTTATCTATAAGGAAATTTATCCGGAGAAAGCATAA
- a CDS encoding pyridoxamine 5'-phosphate oxidase family protein, with the protein MDKSKVKQQMLAVMEDHKIGSLSTVKENRPHSRYMTFYHKDFTLYTPTDIGTYKAKEVEENPHVHVLLGYTGEGYDDAFIEFQGTATIRDDQETKNEFWHDTLTHYFDSATDPSYILLELKPKTIRLMNKGDHTPYEISFD; encoded by the coding sequence ATGGATAAATCGAAAGTGAAACAACAAATGTTAGCTGTAATGGAAGATCATAAGATTGGTTCTTTATCAACCGTGAAAGAAAATCGCCCCCATTCTCGTTACATGACGTTTTATCACAAAGACTTCACGCTGTATACACCAACGGATATCGGCACGTATAAGGCTAAAGAAGTCGAAGAAAACCCGCATGTACACGTTCTCCTTGGTTATACAGGCGAGGGCTATGATGACGCATTTATCGAATTTCAAGGAACAGCTACTATTCGGGACGATCAAGAAACGAAAAACGAATTTTGGCATGACACCCTTACCCATTATTTTGACAGTGCCACAGACCCTTCATATATTTTGCTAGAATTAAAACCAAAAACCATTCGCCTTATGAATAAAGGTGACCACACACCTTACGAGATTTCGTTTGATTGA
- a CDS encoding organic hydroperoxide resistance protein — MADIVYTSHATAQGGREGQVTSDDQFLDLNLVKPGSKKEGTNPEQLFAAGYASCFDGALNLMAANAKKEIESKTTAHVSLVKDPSDNGFQIGAELVVEINGVSQEEAEELVEQAHQFCPYSKATRGNIQVKLTAKAQ, encoded by the coding sequence ATGGCAGATATCGTTTATACATCACATGCAACTGCACAAGGTGGAAGAGAAGGTCAAGTGACTTCAGATGACCAATTTCTTGACTTGAACTTGGTTAAACCAGGTTCAAAGAAGGAAGGCACAAATCCAGAGCAGTTATTTGCGGCAGGTTATGCTTCCTGTTTTGATGGGGCATTGAATTTAATGGCAGCTAACGCAAAAAAAGAGATTGAGTCAAAAACAACGGCGCATGTGTCTCTTGTGAAAGACCCATCAGACAATGGATTCCAAATTGGAGCGGAATTAGTCGTCGAAATTAATGGTGTTTCACAAGAAGAAGCTGAAGAATTAGTAGAACAGGCACATCAATTTTGCCCGTATTCTAAAGCCACTAGAGGAAATATTCAAGTGAAGTTAACAGCGAAAGCACAATAA
- a CDS encoding VLRF1 family aeRF1-type release factor — MSLAKHLERFKQIQCENGCLTIYLQTGKTSTDQQKGEWKIRLKNGLKKLEEYLEVSDNQTEFQAFKKLKKEAEQQILALSTNMPKSLVFIGSSNGDVHLQKLQVPVENEFRWEKHPVIDQLETLEEKYPLSGIVMIKKTDVHTVETSLGEVIEEKQYSWDVESEDWKEYVGARPQGETGAALHREQYADRFDANQQRWFKKIAQKIEKESKQKQWSTLHLVGSPDQTSEFAKQLSTHDPKISKRNLAKLKSHEIIKELNEEVV; from the coding sequence TTGTCACTAGCAAAACATTTGGAACGCTTTAAGCAAATTCAATGTGAGAACGGCTGTTTAACAATCTATTTGCAGACTGGTAAAACAAGCACGGATCAACAAAAAGGAGAATGGAAAATTCGCCTCAAGAATGGGCTAAAGAAGCTTGAAGAATATTTAGAGGTTAGTGATAATCAAACCGAGTTTCAGGCATTTAAAAAACTGAAAAAAGAGGCTGAGCAACAGATTTTGGCGTTATCAACCAATATGCCAAAAAGCCTTGTTTTCATTGGTTCTTCTAATGGTGATGTACACTTGCAGAAGTTACAAGTCCCAGTGGAGAATGAATTTCGGTGGGAAAAGCACCCTGTTATTGATCAACTTGAAACATTAGAAGAGAAGTATCCTTTATCAGGAATCGTCATGATTAAAAAAACCGATGTACATACGGTTGAAACGAGTCTTGGTGAAGTAATCGAAGAAAAGCAATATAGTTGGGATGTTGAGTCTGAGGATTGGAAAGAGTATGTTGGGGCAAGGCCGCAAGGTGAGACAGGAGCTGCACTACACCGTGAGCAGTATGCTGATCGATTTGATGCGAATCAACAGCGATGGTTTAAAAAAATTGCTCAAAAAATTGAAAAAGAATCAAAGCAAAAGCAATGGTCAACACTGCATTTAGTTGGTTCTCCTGATCAAACAAGTGAATTTGCTAAACAATTGTCAACCCACGATCCTAAAATATCAAAGCGTAACTTGGCTAAATTAAAATCACATGAGATTATAAAAGAGCTAAACGAAGAAGTCGTTTAA
- a CDS encoding MDR family MFS transporter produces the protein MSEEKEELPPFNKKPLVAVLLIGAFVAILNQTLLTTALPHLMSDLDINENAAQWVTTIFMLVNGIMIPITAFLIEKFKARSLFLTAMTLFGLGTLLCAISPNFSMLLVGRIIQASGAGIMMPLMQTVFLLIFPKERRGQAMGMVGLVISFAPAIGPTLSGWLVESYHWSILFWILMPIVVIDIVAAIFVMRNVTTLRHPKLDLQSIILSTFGFGGLLFAFSNAGQASWGSPLVYVPLLIGIVTLYLFVTRQLKLSHPILEFRVFTYPVFTLTTVMGMLVFVSLVGPATILPIYMQNMQGYSAFETGLTILPGAVLMGMMSPITGRIFDKFGARTLAIIGLTFIFLSSLFYTNLTVDTSLTYLTIVYAVRMFGLSLVLMPVTTEGLNVLPRELIPHGTAMNNTMRQVSGSIGTAILVSVMTASASAGQSESMIQGVNNAFIVATVIAFVSFIMAFFIKKTPQH, from the coding sequence ATGAGTGAGGAAAAAGAGGAACTGCCTCCATTTAATAAGAAACCATTAGTTGCTGTATTGTTAATTGGAGCGTTTGTGGCAATATTAAATCAAACTTTGTTAACAACAGCATTACCACATTTAATGTCTGATTTAGACATTAATGAAAATGCAGCACAGTGGGTAACTACGATTTTTATGCTAGTTAATGGGATTATGATCCCTATAACGGCTTTTTTAATTGAAAAATTTAAAGCTCGATCACTTTTTTTGACAGCGATGACGCTATTTGGTTTAGGAACACTGCTTTGTGCGATCTCGCCCAATTTCAGTATGTTACTTGTAGGTCGAATCATTCAAGCTTCAGGTGCAGGGATTATGATGCCCCTTATGCAAACTGTTTTTCTTCTCATTTTCCCGAAAGAGCGGCGTGGACAGGCGATGGGCATGGTTGGGCTTGTTATTTCATTTGCGCCTGCGATTGGACCTACCTTATCTGGTTGGCTAGTAGAATCGTATCACTGGAGTATTTTATTTTGGATTCTTATGCCAATTGTTGTCATTGATATTGTTGCGGCGATCTTTGTCATGCGAAACGTCACAACGTTGCGTCACCCTAAGCTAGATCTTCAGTCCATCATCCTTTCAACATTTGGTTTCGGTGGTTTATTATTTGCATTTTCAAATGCAGGGCAAGCAAGCTGGGGGAGCCCTCTTGTTTATGTGCCTTTACTGATAGGGATCGTCACACTTTATCTCTTTGTGACCCGTCAATTAAAGCTTAGTCACCCAATTTTAGAGTTTCGTGTGTTTACGTATCCAGTTTTTACATTAACAACGGTGATGGGGATGCTTGTATTTGTATCTCTCGTGGGACCGGCTACAATCTTGCCAATTTATATGCAAAACATGCAAGGCTATTCTGCCTTTGAGACGGGGTTAACCATTTTACCTGGAGCTGTGCTGATGGGAATGATGTCGCCAATAACGGGGAGAATTTTCGATAAATTTGGTGCAAGGACTTTGGCGATTATCGGCTTAACGTTCATTTTCTTGTCTTCGTTATTTTATACAAATTTAACGGTGGACACATCGTTAACGTATCTAACCATTGTCTACGCGGTGAGAATGTTCGGATTATCCCTTGTATTAATGCCAGTAACGACTGAAGGATTAAATGTATTACCAAGAGAACTTATTCCCCATGGAACTGCAATGAACAATACAATGAGGCAAGTGTCTGGGTCAATTGGAACGGCAATTCTCGTTTCTGTTATGACTGCGTCTGCTTCAGCTGGGCAAAGTGAATCTATGATACAAGGAGTAAACAATGCTTTTATTGTGGCAACGGTTATAGCGTTTGTTAGCTTTATAATGGCGTTTTTTATAAAGAAAACCCCTCAACATTAA
- a CDS encoding DUF2188 domain-containing protein, giving the protein MKEYTVTPNKDATTWFVKVEDVAPLEEYDKQSKAIEAGEKLAQENQPSRLIIFDEYHKQQEIKTF; this is encoded by the coding sequence ATGAAGGAATATACGGTGACGCCAAATAAAGATGCAACAACCTGGTTTGTAAAAGTAGAAGATGTTGCACCATTAGAAGAATATGATAAACAATCGAAAGCAATTGAAGCTGGCGAGAAGCTTGCACAAGAAAACCAGCCAAGCCGATTAATTATTTTCGATGAGTATCACAAGCAACAAGAAATTAAAACGTTTTAA